A stretch of DNA from Pan troglodytes isolate AG18354 chromosome 21, NHGRI_mPanTro3-v2.0_pri, whole genome shotgun sequence:
TCAGATTCAACAGTGAATGTGCCTCCCAGAAATCTTCCCCGTGGGGTGTTTctgaagattaaattaaaaaaaaaaaacaaccacgaTTTACCCCCTCCATGCCCTGGAAGGATTTCTCCTCATTAGAAGGGAAGAGAATGTAAGCTTGGTGGGGGAGCGCTTTAGGCTGTTTCATTCACTGCCGTTTGTGCAGCATCCAgggcagagcctggcacacagtggggtCTCAGTGAGTGCCTGTTGCATAAAGAAGGGACTTGGCCACCCTGAGGGGGAAGCGTTCTCTGGAGGCAGAAGGCAAGGTCCAGTGCTGTGCCTGGACAAGTCACTCAAATtgtcagttccctcatctgtggAACCAAAGGGCTGGGTCAGCTTTGGAAACACAAGAGCTGTAGAGCCGCAGGCTGGGGATGCCTTCTGTCCCATCATTTACAAGCCGTGGAGCCTCGAGCGACTGCCATGACATCTCCAAGCCTCAACTCATGTGATCTGGAGAAAGGGTGACATCAGTTCATGAAAGGGTGGCTGctcagccaccaccacacctggctgttgcTCCAAGAATGGATAATGTAATTATTGAGTTATTGTCACACACCAGGGGACGAAGGAGGCCCACGCTGTACTCACCACGCACAGACAGCTCAGTGCCTGCTCCAGACTTAAACTCCACGTCGTCGGGGCTCCCTTTCCGGAACTTCACACAGTAGTAGGTGCCGGCATCTGCTGGGGTGATGTTACTGATGCGGATGGAAAGGTCCATGTTGTTTCTCTTTGTGAGGTCTGAAACAGTTGTTACCCGGGGGAAGTGGCCTTCTTTTTGATTGTAGATTAATTCGCGGCTTGGTCCAGCTCCTCTGAACCACTGGGTGGGCCCCACAGGGATCAAGGAGGTCACAGTGCAGTGCAGAGTGGCTGTCTCTCCAGCTGCAACCAACACGGACTTCTCAGGCTGAATCACCTGTAGCTCGTCCTCACCTGCCACTCCTGGAAAGGAGCACAAAGCAGTCATTTTTTCATCCTTACCTGATTCTCTGTGTTTCCTCAAGTGTTTATCAATGGCTTTCATTGACTGGGGGCATATTAGGAGCAGGCCTTGAGCTCAGCCCactacatgtattatctcatttaaccctcacaactgGCCTGTGACGTAAGACTGTAATATAAGCGagaacactgaggcacagagaggttcaatttccttttccttactttcttctgttctttctgtttgctttcttttcttttcttttttgagacggggtcttgctctgtctgctgcccaggctggagtacagtggtgcaatcacagctcactgtagcctcaatcttccaggctcaagagatcctttctCCTtggcctgccaagtagctgggaccacaggtgcattccaccatacctggccaatttttgtattttttctagagacacagtttcaccatgttgcccagggtggtctctaactcgggctcaagcaaaccgtctgccttggcctttcaaactgctgggattataggtgtcagccaccgcgcctggccaagaggtTCAATTTCAATGTAGAGCTTTGGGTTGAGGACCTGAGTAGAACTATTGAGCCCTCCTCGGAAGTGCCATGTTTTGCCAATTATGGCCTCCACTCTGTGGTACATGGAGTGTGGCACTTTTTGTATCACTGGATTGGGTGGGGCCCTGTGACTTCTTCAGACCATTGAGTTTTGAGCAGAATGATGGGTATAATTTGTGGGCTGTGCATTTAACTGCAAGAGCCTCTATGGATCAATTACTCCCTTCCGGAGACCACGAGGCTCTGATAGGGCCTGCTCCATCGCCTGG
This window harbors:
- the SIRPB1 gene encoding signal-regulatory protein beta-1 isoform X3, giving the protein MPVPASWPHPPCPFLLLTLLLGLTGVAGEDELQVIQPEKSVLVAAGETATLHCTVTSLIPVGPTQWFRGAGPSRELIYNQKEGHFPRVTTVSDLTKRNNMDLSIRISNITPADAGTYYCVKFRKGSPDDVEFKSGAGTELSVREPVLAPTAPLLVALLLGPKLLLVVGVSAVYICWKQKA